In Sphingobium amiense, a genomic segment contains:
- a CDS encoding type IV secretion system DNA-binding domain-containing protein, producing the protein MKRNLVNFTRGSQLLGHFSFMFAAGLKGPLIVAALVISWTSWWTISAGLTDHEVYLVWMRIYAAIYGFMEFDPAKRITLETAFGATIQFPIAQLDHYPPVVHAWEKLTALLSSALWRSGFLLVPAFAVFYWFAERFGGRSKERKHERGAMLVTLSELVDELTTHNRRERTRELDSALGWKWRLSLPREIARVFPYRPAHIATVTYPWRLEQSHAMLIGTTGMGKTVAISDMIAEARAKGQRCIVFDLTGAFIEHFHTAHCDIILNPLDARCPQWSLFDECRTEGEFWAAADALVPHDGGGEAQFWVIAARALFVEFCLKLVADGRASNEALARELMTADLSRVHAMMRGTIADPLTAPEAARMAESIRAVFNVNAKALKLLPTTAPRFSVRKWIEEGADGVQDQGSILFISARYVDMSVCAQLLTLWLDTAMNTLMTGPRTRDLKCWFFVDELGALHRLPALEKGLQTARNFGGAIVLGIHAYAKLKEVYGENMAMTLSSLARTKLILGTADRETATWCSDFIGHRQVRDMEEGYTYGYNNARDAVSLTPRKHIEPLLLPDQLMNLPRLSGYIKFPDGFPAAPVRLTPVDRPKRAETFIARVKDGPKAPVTEPQPPAQQARQSTASTGNEHPSSNDDGAGKPVVPKQGELALDQRLQSEPKQKPDAAVKDLQRPVESTLGKTPKEQERAARSGKEKVGNAKRESSNTRTEARPRKAGPSTRPLLPTGEAAAMPDQSATPKGTAWAGTPEAKPPHEGKPDSPKSGGPSDAAARKLMLEDGLREQELPPMTGPDLGDMEM; encoded by the coding sequence ATGAAGCGTAACCTCGTCAACTTCACGCGCGGCAGCCAGCTGCTCGGCCATTTCAGCTTCATGTTCGCGGCGGGTCTCAAGGGCCCCCTGATTGTCGCCGCGCTCGTGATCTCATGGACATCGTGGTGGACCATTTCAGCAGGGCTCACCGATCACGAAGTCTACCTGGTTTGGATGCGGATCTATGCTGCCATCTACGGTTTCATGGAGTTCGATCCTGCCAAGCGCATCACGCTGGAGACAGCATTCGGCGCGACCATTCAGTTTCCGATTGCGCAGCTCGATCATTATCCGCCGGTCGTCCATGCGTGGGAGAAACTCACGGCTCTTCTGAGCAGTGCCTTGTGGCGTTCCGGGTTCCTGCTCGTACCAGCCTTTGCGGTCTTCTACTGGTTCGCCGAGCGGTTCGGTGGCCGCTCCAAGGAGCGCAAGCACGAGCGCGGCGCGATGCTTGTCACGCTCTCCGAGCTCGTCGATGAACTGACCACCCACAACCGGCGCGAGCGCACCCGTGAACTCGATTCTGCGCTGGGCTGGAAGTGGCGGCTCAGCCTGCCGCGAGAGATCGCCCGGGTCTTTCCCTATCGGCCAGCACATATTGCCACGGTTACGTACCCATGGCGGCTCGAGCAGAGCCATGCGATGCTCATTGGCACCACCGGCATGGGCAAGACCGTGGCGATCTCGGACATGATTGCGGAGGCAAGAGCCAAGGGCCAGCGCTGCATCGTCTTCGATTTGACCGGTGCCTTTATCGAACATTTCCATACGGCCCACTGCGACATCATCCTGAACCCGCTCGATGCGCGCTGCCCCCAGTGGAGCCTGTTCGACGAATGCCGCACTGAGGGAGAGTTCTGGGCAGCTGCAGATGCCCTGGTACCCCATGACGGGGGCGGTGAAGCACAGTTCTGGGTGATCGCCGCCCGTGCCTTGTTCGTCGAATTCTGCCTCAAACTCGTGGCCGATGGCAGGGCGAGTAACGAAGCTCTTGCCCGCGAGCTCATGACCGCGGATCTGTCGCGCGTTCATGCCATGATGCGCGGCACCATCGCCGATCCGCTGACCGCACCGGAAGCCGCCCGCATGGCGGAATCGATCCGGGCGGTGTTCAACGTCAATGCCAAGGCGCTCAAGTTGTTGCCGACTACCGCGCCTCGCTTCTCGGTCCGAAAGTGGATCGAAGAGGGCGCAGATGGAGTCCAGGACCAGGGCTCCATCCTGTTCATATCCGCCCGCTACGTCGACATGAGCGTTTGCGCGCAGCTGCTCACGCTCTGGCTCGATACAGCGATGAATACGCTCATGACTGGCCCACGCACGCGCGATCTGAAGTGCTGGTTCTTCGTCGATGAATTAGGGGCATTGCATCGCCTGCCAGCCCTCGAGAAAGGATTGCAGACAGCGCGCAATTTCGGCGGCGCCATTGTCCTCGGCATCCATGCCTACGCCAAGCTCAAGGAAGTCTACGGCGAGAACATGGCGATGACCCTGTCATCGCTGGCCCGGACGAAACTGATCCTCGGGACCGCTGACCGGGAAACGGCAACCTGGTGCTCCGACTTCATTGGCCATCGCCAGGTGCGCGACATGGAGGAGGGCTACACCTACGGCTACAACAATGCCCGTGATGCTGTGAGCCTCACCCCGCGCAAGCACATCGAGCCGCTGCTGCTGCCCGACCAGTTGATGAACCTGCCGCGGCTGTCCGGGTACATCAAGTTCCCCGATGGTTTCCCTGCCGCGCCCGTCAGGCTCACCCCGGTCGATCGGCCCAAGCGAGCAGAGACATTCATCGCCCGGGTGAAGGATGGCCCCAAGGCACCGGTTACCGAGCCTCAGCCGCCGGCACAGCAGGCGCGGCAGTCGACAGCATCAACGGGCAATGAGCATCCCTCGTCTAACGACGATGGGGCGGGCAAGCCGGTCGTGCCCAAGCAGGGAGAGCTGGCCCTCGACCAGAGGCTGCAATCCGAGCCGAAACAGAAGCCTGACGCGGCCGTAAAGGATTTGCAGCGGCCAGTTGAAAGCACGCTCGGCAAGACGCCGAAGGAGCAGGAACGGGCCGCTCGATCGGGGAAAGAGAAGGTGGGCAACGCCAAGCGGGAGAGTTCGAACACCCGAACTGAAGCAAGGCCGAGAAAGGCTGGACCCTCCACCCGCCCGCTCCTCCCGACCGGCGAGGCTGCCGCGATGCCGGATCAGTCGGCCACTCCCAAGGGCACTGCTTGGGCCGGAACGCCGGAAGCGAAGCCGCCGCACGAGGGTAAGCCGGATAGCCCCAAGAGTGGAGGACCCAGCGATGCAGCAGCGCGTAAGCTGATGCTCGAGGATGGTCTGCGCGAGCAAGAGCTGCCGCCGATGACGGGGCCTGACCTCGGCGACATGGAGATGTGA
- the mobF gene encoding MobF family relaxase yields the protein MLSVANVRTAGGAANYFAADNYYTRADADRSGEWLGKGAAAMGLNGSVDARQFEAVLKGMLPDGSRVGSDNRAHRAGTDLTFSMPKSWSVLALVGGDKRILDAYAAAVRETLRWAEKNLAETRMEVRGRERVVQTGNLAIALFQHDTNRNQEPNAHFHAVIANVTQGPDGKWRALRNDKLWQHNTLLNAMTMARFRLDVEKLGYEVGEFGKHGNFEAVGVPKAVRDAFSSRRAEILEAAAQMNFSGPGVLDAATLMTRAEKRLIEDRDALTQQWRETSARLGFDPALVIARANARSAQDLGNVTGFGPAVRALVRQGQAIAAAFAERLGLREGDPLIPARMGNRSVEQVAAIHAVASAVRHLGEREAAFTRSEIYRAALGFALPTSLVEIENRVDQLVRQGHLEKGRGGDRDLLTTRDAVSLEQRIIAAVESGRGVAPAIIAPELAGTRLQALSQIKYGLTLNPGQEGAGRLLLGSHNRIVAIQGVAGAGKSTVLKPVADILREEGRAVLGLAVQNTLVHMLERDTGIPSMTVSRFLGQHRDLLEEADAARLAEARAAMRGTVVLLDEASMVGNADKEKLVRLANLLELGRFASIGDRKQLGAVDAGKPFDVMQQGGVETAVMGTNLRARTEVLRNAQQAAQDGRIEDAMRHLAPQVIEVGNGAAVEAAAAWLSLPSGEREATAIYASGRALRSAVNEAVQTGLKANGELGPGAMRLSTLSRVNVTREELRYASTYAPGMVVEVARRQRGQGLSPGEYRVISADIARERVTLENERGRQFELRPGKFRPQGEQDALRLFEVRELDIHTHDRIRWTETDHKRGLLNADQARIVAVDSAGVVVKTSLGAEHRLEQGDPMLRRLDLAYALNAHMAQGLTSDRGIAVMDSRERNLANQQTFLVTITRLRDGLTLFVDNAGKLEAAVERNAGMKRSALETVDLLRDAAAKGQAKDRLAPALERKPPELDRSIAKPFEIGI from the coding sequence ATGCTGTCGGTAGCCAATGTCCGCACAGCAGGCGGCGCGGCCAACTACTTTGCTGCCGACAACTACTACACGCGGGCGGATGCCGACCGCTCCGGCGAATGGCTCGGGAAGGGCGCTGCAGCCATGGGGCTAAACGGGAGCGTAGACGCGCGGCAGTTCGAGGCAGTCCTCAAAGGCATGCTGCCCGATGGCAGCCGGGTTGGCAGTGACAATCGGGCCCATCGGGCAGGGACCGATCTCACCTTTTCAATGCCGAAAAGCTGGTCGGTCCTCGCGCTGGTGGGCGGCGACAAACGGATCCTCGACGCCTACGCCGCGGCCGTCCGGGAAACCCTGCGCTGGGCCGAGAAAAACCTCGCGGAGACCCGGATGGAGGTCCGCGGCAGGGAGCGCGTCGTGCAGACCGGCAACCTTGCGATCGCGCTCTTCCAGCACGACACCAACCGCAACCAGGAGCCCAATGCGCATTTCCATGCCGTCATCGCCAATGTGACCCAGGGGCCGGACGGCAAATGGCGGGCGCTGCGCAACGACAAGCTCTGGCAGCACAACACCTTGCTTAATGCCATGACGATGGCCCGGTTTCGTCTGGACGTGGAGAAGCTAGGCTACGAGGTTGGGGAGTTCGGCAAGCACGGCAATTTCGAGGCCGTCGGGGTGCCAAAGGCCGTGCGCGATGCCTTCAGTTCCCGGCGTGCAGAGATCCTGGAGGCAGCAGCCCAGATGAACTTCTCTGGGCCGGGCGTCCTTGATGCCGCAACCTTGATGACCCGCGCAGAAAAGAGGCTGATCGAGGATCGCGATGCGCTGACGCAGCAGTGGCGGGAGACCTCCGCGAGGCTCGGCTTTGATCCCGCTTTGGTCATTGCCAGAGCCAACGCACGCAGTGCGCAGGACCTTGGAAACGTGACCGGCTTTGGCCCTGCCGTGCGAGCGCTTGTCCGCCAAGGGCAAGCCATTGCAGCCGCCTTTGCCGAGCGGCTGGGCCTGCGTGAAGGCGATCCGTTGATACCCGCACGTATGGGTAACCGCAGCGTGGAGCAGGTCGCCGCGATCCATGCGGTTGCCTCGGCTGTCCGGCATCTGGGCGAGCGGGAAGCAGCCTTTACCCGCTCGGAGATCTATCGCGCGGCGCTTGGCTTTGCGCTGCCGACCTCGCTCGTTGAGATCGAGAACCGGGTCGACCAGCTCGTGCGTCAGGGGCACCTGGAAAAGGGCAGGGGAGGCGACCGGGACCTCCTGACAACGCGTGATGCGGTCAGCCTTGAGCAACGTATCATTGCGGCGGTCGAAAGTGGGCGCGGTGTGGCCCCGGCGATCATTGCACCGGAACTCGCGGGGACACGGCTGCAGGCCCTCTCCCAGATAAAATACGGCCTGACCCTCAACCCTGGGCAGGAAGGGGCAGGGCGCTTGCTGCTTGGATCGCACAACCGCATCGTCGCGATCCAGGGCGTTGCCGGTGCGGGCAAGAGCACGGTCCTGAAGCCCGTCGCCGATATCCTGCGGGAAGAAGGCAGGGCAGTGCTGGGCCTCGCGGTCCAGAACACGCTGGTCCACATGCTCGAGCGCGACACAGGCATCCCGTCGATGACCGTATCGCGGTTTTTGGGCCAGCACCGCGACCTGCTCGAAGAGGCTGACGCGGCTCGCCTAGCCGAGGCGAGAGCAGCGATGCGCGGTACTGTCGTGCTGCTCGACGAAGCATCGATGGTCGGCAATGCCGACAAGGAAAAGCTGGTGCGGCTGGCAAACCTGCTCGAACTCGGCCGCTTTGCCAGCATTGGCGACCGCAAGCAGCTGGGCGCTGTCGATGCCGGCAAGCCGTTCGACGTGATGCAGCAGGGGGGAGTCGAGACTGCGGTGATGGGCACCAACCTCAGGGCGCGGACCGAGGTGCTGCGTAATGCCCAGCAGGCTGCCCAAGATGGACGGATCGAGGACGCCATGCGTCATCTGGCGCCCCAGGTGATCGAGGTGGGAAACGGAGCAGCCGTCGAGGCTGCGGCGGCATGGTTGTCGCTCCCATCAGGGGAGCGCGAGGCTACCGCAATTTACGCTTCAGGCCGAGCCCTGCGCAGCGCTGTGAACGAAGCCGTACAAACGGGCCTGAAGGCAAACGGGGAATTGGGACCTGGGGCGATGCGCCTCAGTACTCTGTCGCGCGTCAACGTCACCCGCGAAGAGCTGCGTTATGCCAGCACCTATGCGCCCGGCATGGTGGTCGAGGTCGCGCGCCGCCAACGCGGGCAGGGCCTTTCTCCCGGCGAGTATCGCGTGATCTCGGCCGACATCGCGCGCGAGCGGGTTACGCTGGAGAACGAGCGGGGTCGTCAGTTCGAGCTTCGTCCGGGCAAGTTCCGGCCACAAGGTGAGCAGGATGCACTGCGGCTCTTCGAGGTGCGCGAACTCGACATCCACACCCATGATCGGATCCGATGGACCGAGACCGATCACAAGCGGGGCCTGCTTAATGCCGACCAGGCTCGGATTGTTGCAGTTGATAGCGCCGGGGTCGTTGTGAAGACATCTCTGGGTGCAGAGCACAGGCTGGAGCAGGGCGACCCGATGCTGCGCCGTCTCGATCTCGCCTACGCGCTCAATGCCCATATGGCTCAGGGCCTCACCTCCGATCGCGGTATCGCGGTCATGGACAGCCGTGAACGCAATCTGGCCAACCAGCAGACGTTCCTGGTGACAATCACCCGGCTACGCGATGGCCTCACCCTGTTTGTCGATAATGCCGGCAAGCTCGAAGCGGCCGTGGAACGCAACGCAGGCATGAAGCGCTCGGCGCTGGAGACGGTCGATCTGCTGCGCGATGCAGCCGCCAAAGGGCAGGCCAAGGATCGCTTGGCACCCGCGCTTGAACGCAAGCCCCCAGAGCTCGATCGCTCGATCGCCAAGCCCTTCGAGATCGGCATATAG
- a CDS encoding DUF6961 family protein: MLSDWELWACANHVLLTHGDKAPLHVAEQIGALALAHDQAGIRAWQAIAERIVQLTSIRDGARLQ; this comes from the coding sequence ATGCTCAGCGATTGGGAACTCTGGGCCTGTGCCAACCATGTTCTGCTAACCCATGGCGACAAGGCACCGTTGCACGTCGCCGAGCAGATTGGCGCTCTCGCTCTCGCGCACGACCAGGCTGGAATTCGTGCGTGGCAGGCAATCGCTGAGCGGATTGTCCAGCTGACCTCCATCCGTGATGGCGCCCGGCTGCAGTAG